The Coffea arabica cultivar ET-39 chromosome 6e, Coffea Arabica ET-39 HiFi, whole genome shotgun sequence genome contains the following window.
TACCGGCTGGCTGCTAAATCCAAAAGTCTATTTTGTCCTCCAGGCGGACATGGATCGTGGGAGATGCCACACTTTGGGCCTCTAAGGACACTTGGGACGTTCGTCGCCATGGGACTCAAATAGATGCGTGCACGATCCACTTGCCTCAAACGGCATCAGTAGCTGGATGACTAATCCGAATATCCGATccacacaccccccccccccccaaaaataattttaaaaaaaatcaacataTATTTTAATGTTCTCGTACATTACCAAAATACTAGTAACGATCATAATCATAATCCGACTAAAGGCATCGGCCAAGACTCTGATTTGAGATCAAAGGTTAGGAAAGTACTTTTTCATTGTCGTTACAAATTGGGTTTGGCTGATCAATCCTAAACGCCCATCCTTTCCACCTCGCCCTAAACGCTCAGTTACTCGAGTGTCAAGAAAAATTACAACACTTCTGTGCTGATCCACCTATCGCCTATGTAAAGGATGCATTTTCCACCAAATACATTTGGACCATATGTATCTTGCACGTTTCTTCGAACAGGCTGTTCTCCTTGATCCTTATGCTAGAAACGAAGAGAGTCAATTTCTGTCGACGTTAATTTTgtaactgatttttttttttttttaaataatcgGTTTCATTCATTATTCATTAATTTGAAACCTAGATCTTCACGctcttatttatataaaataattatgatTTATTAAACATGTATGGGTATCATATATTTGGATATACCCATTCATATTGCCCATATCCCTAGACCAAACAGCCCCCAGTTTTTGTAGATAAAAAGGGCACATAAATTCAAAACAGATAACCCATCAATTTCGATATATTAATCAAACCAAtgccccttttctttttcttttggaaaattAGTTTAACTGATTCCTAAAATTGAGCGCATTTGAGAGGTAACATTTATAATGTGAATCAATAtttagaagaaaagaaatcagcATCGTCCCAATAACGAAAGAGGAACTCTTACTATGGATATATCGCCATCTTAGTAGCAGATAGCATCTTTCCCTAACGAACCGAAGGACAGCCTAGTCTTCTTGTCGGATCCGAAGCTGAACTTAAGATCGTCTGCATCAACTTGAGCAGAGGCACTACTTGTCGAGGGGAATGGGAATGAAAACACAAGCGCTGGAGTTGACCTCTTAGTGCCAAAACTGTAAGCAGGAACTGCAGGCAATTCATTTGGCTGAGATACCACCTCACTCGAAGAGAATGGCATGACGGAGGGTGTTGGTGGCTCTGACAATATACTGGACGAGGCGGATACAGGGAAGGCAAATGCAGAGCCATTATCAGATGACACGGCACGACTCAGATCGTGCCTCCCAACAGAAATTTGTGTCAAAGTCGGCCTTGTCCCAGATGAGTGTGGTGGTGGCTTCTTTGATGGCTCAAGGCCTGATTCACTCTGTGACGTTCTGACATGCTTCCCATTACTCTGATGCTGGGAAGGGTTTTGTAGACTCGACCTCTGCCATAAAGACATTAAGAGTTTGATTCAACAGAATATTCAACAATAGTCATACCGAATCAATTCAGCAAGCATGGATCCTGTTTCTCCATGTAACCAGATTCAGCTGGTCAGAAGGCCACCACATCACTAAGGCAACTCTACCCTCCGTTCCCTTCAAATGACACTACCAATCAACAAACTACTTCAAGAATTAATGTAATGGCCTCGCATGTTTAGTCTCTCTCTTTCAAGCTTAAAACTAACCGGCACACTAGTCCAACATGTGATctattactattcacaatatgtTTTATCCAAATCTTTCATGATATTAATGCCAGGTCAAACTCAGACATACATTATCATGAGATAATATTTTAAGATTACGAAGTCACAGTGTGAGATCCATCTAGCTCAATACGAACTGCAAAAGAATAACCTGATGAACCATGAAAAGCAACCACACAAGTGTAACATGATCACAAAGAATTACATACCTCCTGGAAACTTTTTAGTTGAGAAGAAGTACTCTTCAAAGAAAACAAGGACCCACTGTTGGTATCACTTTGCACTGTAGCATCACCATCGTTTATGCCAGGAGGTTGACTACTTGCGACTATAGCATCTTTAGCTTCTTTACTTCTCTCCTGGGATTCTACTTGATTCTTTGAATTGCCTCCAAGTTTATTTCCTTCAGAAATAAGTTTCGGATCAGGCAAATCAGTTTGCTTTAAAGAACCAAATTCTTCAGGATTTAAGAAGCTGATATTTTCCTTCAGCATAGCATGGGAAGCCCCTGGAGGAGATCTCTTCCACGCAGTAGCTAGCCGTATCTCTGCTGCCTTCTCTTGAGGTGTGGGCTTGCGACTATCAAGCTGCTCCAATATTCTTTTTACTGCCTGACTGCATGATGGGTTCACATGGGTGTTATTCCCAACGCCCTTTCCCGCATGGTTGCCTTGCTGTTGTCTTGAAGTACTAGCTTCACCAGGTTCCAGATTCTTCTGTAAATCAGGCAGGAGGCCTTGAAAGGCAATGGGCTGTTGAATTGGTGAAGGAGCATCTTTAGAAGGCTTAAAAAGAATAGACCCTCTTGGTCTGGCTTCTGAAGCAAGTTTATTTCGCATGCGACGGACTGGTCCAACTGATCCATAGCCACTATCAAGCACATCATGTCTTGATTTTAccttaaaaacagaaaaaaagaacAGTAAAACAAACTACTCTATATATACATAAAGAATGCTACAGCAATTTGAGTCATGATAGTCGATAGAAGGATTGCAGCTTGGATACTAAATCTACTTCTATACGACTCATCAAAGAAGAGCTCAATCAATATCTGACGTTTCAGATAGGATAGACCACCACTGACTCTACAAGCATCTCTTACAGAGTTGACCATAGGTCGCTATAGAGAAAGATGAATTTTACAGAAGAAAAAGATCGCAATGTGTGATGCAACAATAATAACCCACTAATGAGTTATACCTGTCCAAAGATCGGCATTTGAGATTGCTTCGTGGAGATTGGCGAAGTGTTTAGGTACCTGCTATCAGCTTGTGACTGAGTCAGCTGACAACATAAAAGAGAAAATAGAAGCAATCATTTcgagtgaaaaatgaaaagttacaTCAGTTCAAAACTTTAATGAACTCACATATACCTTGGCCCTGGACTTTGAATAAATAGTTCTAGAATATGGGGTTCTAGGAAAATCATGCAGTCCATGTCTTCCTCTGTGATTTGGTGTTGTATAAAGATGTTTTTCCTGTGCCATGGCACCTGGCCAACAAGTTGATAACCGAGGAGAAGATGAAGAAATAAAGTGCTTTGATGCAAATTCATCACCAATTTGACGAGCACCTACAGAATAAGGAACACCACCCCGTTCTGATAGTCGACTTCCCATAAAAGCTCTAGCAATATCTATAGGTGATGCGCCAATTTCATCTTGCACCTACAGAATTCATTTGGAACAATTCAGCAAATATTGTAATATTGAAAATAAGAAGATGATAGTAAAGCTGTAGACTATTGAAACTTTTGCAGGCACATGCATTTGCTAACTCCATTACAATAACTAGAAGCTCATTCTGCAACAGAAATTTTAATCCTAAAACAGGTTATTTACCAACAAGAACATGCTGCAAATAGGACTAGTGAAAGAGTCATTATACTCACACTCGGCTGCGGGGAAACTGTCGCAGTTCTTACGATAGCTGTCTTCATATCCCCCTGATCTCGTTCATCTGCCATCTTTGGAAATGGGGCCAGCAAACCTCCTTGAGTACCTCCTGCAATGGCCAGGATTTCGTTCTTTTCTTGCCTCTCCACATCTGAAACATCACCGGCCTTAGAGCTTATTATCTCCATCAATCGGTTGATCTCATCTCTACATGGATTGAAGAGTAGTTATGCAGATGGTTTAACCACAACTAGTGACAAACTATGCTTGTGATGATGCATATATACTTGAATTTATAGATAGACATGTAACCAGCAGAGCATCTGCAAAAAATTTAACAGCTCCCACAAAAGTGATGTATGAAAGATGGATGGGACTGGAAGAGTTTTTGCATCTACAATAATGACTCAGAGATATCAACaaaatttcttcatcatcaGCAAACGTCTAAAATATGAAGCTAGGCCCTTAAATTATTTAGAACTCATGCTGTTCAAACTAAATACATATTCACTATAATGTCTGCATACATCAAATACTGAAGAATAATCCACAGGATGCTTCATGGACAATGACGGAAGGCTTACTTGGAAAGCAAGATAGGACAAGCTCATTGCTTACTAAGCCATTTGTTGCAACTTTTTGTACTGGAAGAAATAGGAATCAAATGAAGACTCTAAAGACATAAACAATTTTAAGTAGGCTCATAAGCAAGGTTTTCACTGCAATTTCCTCAATGAGCTGGCAGTTGGAAAGAACAACATATGTAGTAAATATTTCTCCCAATATTCTTTACCATACTTTATTATAGCAAATCTGCTGATAAAGACCGATAAGTTTCTAccttttcaaataaaatcttcTTCAATGTTCACTTGCAAGCAAATTCAACATTCTACTATTGTTACTTTCAAAAAGCAGCCAAATTCAGAAGGGAAATATTTCATGTAAGGCTACCATAATGGTGCATTAAGGGAAGAGCTAGGAGAACAAAAAATAATGAAGGGAACAAAAATAACTGGAGATAAACACAAAAAAGACACCAACGTACCTAGAAAAAGTTTTCCCTTTTATGAGCTGctcaattttggaaatttgagaATCATTGTCACAGCTCTTTGGCTTATTTTGTCCAAACGTGTCACTCTGACAATTTCTCTTTAAGCCATTCGCAGCTACTTCATTTGGACCAGGTCTTTCATTAGACTGGGGTACATCATTCTACATCAAAATGATTCCAAAAGTTCAAAATGGGAGTATGTAAAGATGAAGCTACAACATTATTTCTCATTCAATGCACTTGGACAGTTTCACTGTAGCAATAAAGCAGCAGTGATAGTAATTTAACCACTTCTATATCACTATTAGAACCACATACCATAATAGCAGGAGTAACAGCCACTAAAGTGCTcaattttaaatcaaaaggttTCAGAGGCAAAACCAACACAAACTATATCATCAAGACAGTCTTCAACTATGACAATGTTTGTCTTCTCAAAGTTAATATGATTTGTCaatcttttctcattttctcGTTGCATGATTCCAAAACACTTCCTTTCTCACAATTACATTGAACATAGGATAATGAACACACCAAAGCAACCAGAttataaagaagaagaagaagaagaagaagaagaatatccTGAAATAAGCACCCTTTGTTGCATGGTCTCAGTGGACACCAAGTCCTTCCTGTCGGCTTAGGTTTGTTTTTGTGAAAAAATTGTTGCCTGGTTCCACCTACCATcaaccaagaaaagaaagaaacaaaaaaaggacCCACTCAAATATAAAGGCAGGCAACAAACTGGCACTCACAGTGTATTTTTCATTGGCTTCAGCAATAGTTGCTACAACCCCGTCCAAGATATCTGTCAACAACAATGCTTACCAAGTTTACAAAATGAAATCTAAACTGAGGGAGAACACAGTACAAAGCTCCCAATCAAATGtttattttaggaaaaaaattacaggaaaataatgtagaaaataaaaatgattccATGATGATGAAATTACACACTATGAAAAGGGACAAATCTGATGTTTTATGTACGGTAGGCTCCAGAATTGCTCTCACGTATGGAGAGTTCAGTTAAAGTTTAAAGCTTCTCTACATTCTCTTCTGCTACCCCCAAATGTCCATGCCTTGTCAATATTCAATAGTTTCAAGAATAAAGGACAGAAGTGAGTCAATTGAAAAATGACCAAGCAGTCACACTTAACACCCTACAAGCCCCttcattttcaaatttgataatACTTACTGACAAGTCTGGTGCATTATTTCACCCTAAGTTCAAATGAGAAAATAACTCCTGACGGCAAATCTGCCTTCAGTTCTGAGTCGAATCAAATTAGGAAGGCCACATGTTTTCATGGATGCGTGGTTCTAATCTGTGGTTCTAACTTAAACTTATTAGTACTTAGAGCTCCTAATTCCAGCAACTCTCTAACCCATTCTCTATTTGATACACAAGGTTAACAGCTCTACGCATTATCTAATGTATGGATGAAGAGCTTATGAAAAGCTTTGGAAATCTTTCAAACACCTGACGCAATCTGGCAGCCAGACTCGATCCTAAGAGACTTGATCACAAATTGACGGTTATCACCTCTCTACTCATCTCTTCTTTCATTGCAGTGATATACCTCACTCTACCCTGATACAATTTGCAGTGACCACATCTCTTCTATACAATTTGCAGTGACCACATCTACCCTGATAAATACCTCGTATATACCTCACTCTCTGGTGATAATCGTTAAACTTAGTTACCTCCCAAAAACCCTCCTCCTTTTGCGGTCTATTGGATACTGGAGTTGTTGTCATTAATCTTGAGAGATTTTCAATAACTTATCGACATTGTAAAGATTTTAAGAGCAAGAAGCAGATTAAGGAGGAGAAAATTACTAATGCTCGGAGAGTAATTCGTGTTTCATGTATCCAACATTACGCTAATCATTTAACAATTTGACTGGCAGGAAGATCATGAAAACAACCCCCGGAGTTGCTTACCTGGATTTTCAGAAGGGGGAGGAAGTGCGGCGGTGATTTTGGAGAAGAAAGGCAATAATTTGGTGGCGCCGCCAGCTACAAGGCGGTAGGCAGGGTCGACGATCTTGGAAAACCATCCTCCGGTGGCGGCGCGGCTGGGGCGCAGCTGATTCGTAGGAGGACGAGCATAGGGAGTGGGCTGGGACTTCCTCGTGGACGGTTTTCTAAGCTTTCCCCCGGCGCCTCTCTCACTATCACCGTCTCCGTACAGGGACGTCGTTGTCGTTTTGGACTCCATTCTCTCAAGCTCTAGCACCTCTAGGATGTTGGGTGCGGTGGGGCAGGGGTTTAATTTGTTAGCTTGATCTGCtttgtattattattttattaagcCCTAATTATACATTATTATTAGTAGAAAAAGAATAGAAACCTACTTCAACTGCACCCCATCTTCCACCACcaactccccccccccccccccccccccccccccccccaaacacacaca
Protein-coding sequences here:
- the LOC113695085 gene encoding uncharacterized protein isoform X2 → MQQRNDVPQSNERPGPNEVAANGLKRNCQSDTFGQNKPKSCDNDSQISKIEQLIKGKTFSRDEINRLMEIISSKAGDVSDVERQEKNEILAIAGGTQGGLLAPFPKMADERDQGDMKTAIVRTATVSPQPSVQDEIGASPIDIARAFMGSRLSERGGVPYSVGARQIGDEFASKHFISSSSPRLSTCWPGAMAQEKHLYTTPNHRGRHGLHDFPRTPYSRTIYSKSRAKLTQSQADSRYLNTSPISTKQSQMPIFGQVKSRHDVLDSGYGSVGPVRRMRNKLASEARPRGSILFKPSKDAPSPIQQPIAFQGLLPDLQKNLEPGEASTSRQQQGNHAGKGVGNNTHVNPSCSQAVKRILEQLDSRKPTPQEKAAEIRLATAWKRSPPGASHAMLKENISFLNPEEFGSLKQTDLPDPKLISEGNKLGGNSKNQVESQERSKEAKDAIVASSQPPGINDGDATVQSDTNSGSLFSLKSTSSQLKSFQERSSLQNPSQHQSNGKHVRTSQSESGLEPSKKPPPHSSGTRPTLTQISVGRHDLSRAVSSDNGSAFAFPVSASSSILSEPPTPSVMPFSSSEVVSQPNELPAVPAYSFGTKRSTPALVFSFPFPSTSSASAQVDADDLKFSFGSDKKTRLSFGSLGKDAICY
- the LOC113695085 gene encoding uncharacterized protein isoform X1, with amino-acid sequence MESKTTTTSLYGDGDSERGAGGKLRKPSTRKSQPTPYARPPTNQLRPSRAATGGWFSKIVDPAYRLVAGGATKLLPFFSKITAALPPPSENPDILDGVVATIAEANEKYTNDVPQSNERPGPNEVAANGLKRNCQSDTFGQNKPKSCDNDSQISKIEQLIKGKTFSRDEINRLMEIISSKAGDVSDVERQEKNEILAIAGGTQGGLLAPFPKMADERDQGDMKTAIVRTATVSPQPSVQDEIGASPIDIARAFMGSRLSERGGVPYSVGARQIGDEFASKHFISSSSPRLSTCWPGAMAQEKHLYTTPNHRGRHGLHDFPRTPYSRTIYSKSRAKLTQSQADSRYLNTSPISTKQSQMPIFGQVKSRHDVLDSGYGSVGPVRRMRNKLASEARPRGSILFKPSKDAPSPIQQPIAFQGLLPDLQKNLEPGEASTSRQQQGNHAGKGVGNNTHVNPSCSQAVKRILEQLDSRKPTPQEKAAEIRLATAWKRSPPGASHAMLKENISFLNPEEFGSLKQTDLPDPKLISEGNKLGGNSKNQVESQERSKEAKDAIVASSQPPGINDGDATVQSDTNSGSLFSLKSTSSQLKSFQERSSLQNPSQHQSNGKHVRTSQSESGLEPSKKPPPHSSGTRPTLTQISVGRHDLSRAVSSDNGSAFAFPVSASSSILSEPPTPSVMPFSSSEVVSQPNELPAVPAYSFGTKRSTPALVFSFPFPSTSSASAQVDADDLKFSFGSDKKTRLSFGSLGKDAICY